In the genome of Methanococcoides burtonii DSM 6242, the window GGAAGAGATCCTGCTTGTAGGACTTGGAGGGGCACTGGGAGCACCATTAAGATACATAGTGTCGGGCATAGTACCAAAAGTGAAGAACATCCCCACAGGAACACTCCTTGTCAACGTGATCGGAAGTACCATTCTTTCAACCCTCACTTTTATGCCATCCTAGAATATTAGTCTGCACTTTGTAAATATCGGGTTGCTTGGTTCTTTCACCACATTTTCCACATTTTCATATGAAACTTCCAGAATGCTTGAAGAAGGAAGAAGAAACAGTTTCATTTCAAATATAGTATTAAATGTTTTTTTGTGTCTATCAGGAGTGTTAATAGGCCACCAATTAGCAAGCTTAATCTAATTTAAGAGAAAATTAGATAGCATGGTATCAAAAATTCTCAGGATATTCCTTAATGAAAATTGTATATTTGATGGAAAAGTAGCACATGAGGCCATATTGGAACTACTCAAAGAAGCCAGGGTATCAGGAGCAACAGTCCTCCATGGTATCGAAGGATATGGCGTGCATAATAAGATACATACTGCAAGCATACTTAGACTTGGAACCCAGCTTCCCATAATAGTAGAAGCTATTGATTCAGAAGAAAAAATCAGGGAGATACTCCCAAACATAAGAAAGATGGTCCCTGAAGGACTG includes:
- a CDS encoding DUF190 domain-containing protein, with the translated sequence MVSKILRIFLNENCIFDGKVAHEAILELLKEARVSGATVLHGIEGYGVHNKIHTASILRLGTQLPIIVEAIDSEEKIREILPNIRKMVPEGLITLQEVEIIH